GGGCGATCTGCGCCGTCAGGAACTCACGCAGCGCGGCGACGCGCATCGCGGACACGTCCACGACCTCGCCGGCCAGCACGGGCACCGACTCACGCAGGACGGTGGTGTTCCCGTCGTCGCCCACCAGCTCGATGCGCAGCGAGCCGTCCTCCGCGATCACGGCGGACTTCTCGGTGGAGCGGAAGTCGTCGGCGTCCATGTGCGCGACGTTCGTCTTCGAATCGGCCGTCCAGGCGCCCATCCGGTGCGGGTGCGCCTTGGCGTAGTTCTTCACCGACGCGGGGGCGCGGCGGTCCGAGTTGCCCTCGCGCAGCACCGGGTTCACGGCGCTGCCCTTGACCTTGTCGTAGCGCGCCCGTACGTCCCTGTCCTCGTCGGACTTCGGGTCGTCCGGGTAGTCGGGGAGCGCGTAACCCTGCTGCTGGAGCTCGGCGATCGCGGCCTTCAGCTGCGGGATCGAGGCCGAGATGTTCGGCAGCTTGATGATGTTGGCCGCGGGGGTCTTGGCCAGGGCGCCGAGCTCGGCGAGTGCGTCGTCGATCCGCTGTCCCGGTTCGAGACGGTCGGTGAAACCGGCGATGATCCGGCCCGCCAGGGAGATGTCACGGCGCTCGACCGTGACCCCGGCCGTCGAGGCATAGGCCTCGACCACAGGCAGGAATGAGTAGGTGGCCAAGGCCGGGGCCTCGTCGGTGTGCGTGTAAATGATGGTCGAGTCTGTCACCGGGTGCTCCGCTCCACGTCTGCAACATTGCTCGACATCAAGATATCCCGTGGCGGGGCCCCACTCGACAGTGACCCGTGATCGATGAGACGTCGGTGTCTCATTTGGGTTATGGTTGTCTCATGACAGTCGATCGTGACCAGGTGCTGCGTACCGCCGCCGCCCTCCTCACCCGCAAGGCCACCGCCACCATGGACGAGGTCGCGCGGGCCTCCGGCATCGGCCGGGCCACCCTGCACCGGCACTTCGCGGGGCGTGACGCCCTGGTCAAGGCGCTGGAGGAGCTGGGCATCCGGGAGTGCGAAGCGGCGCTCGACGCGGCGCGGACGGACGAGGGAACCGCGAGCGACGCGCTCCGCAGGCTCATCGCCGAGGTCGAGCCCGCCGCCGGGCTCCTGGCCTTCCTGGTCACCGAGAACCAGCTCTTCGAGGACGACGTGAACGAGGGCTGGGACCGGCTCGACGCCCGGGTCTCGGCGCTCTTCCGGCGCGGACAGGAAGGGGGCGAGTTCCGGATCGACCTGCCACCCGCCTGGCTCACCGAGGCGTTCTACAGCCTTGTCGGCACCGCCGCGTGGGCCATCCAGGACGGCCGGGTCGCCGCGAAGGACTTCCAGTACATGATCGCCGAGCTGCTGCTCGGCGGAGCACGACGGAGCGTGGAGTGATGACCGGCACCGACCGGACGGCGAAGGTGGCGACGGGGAAGGCGAGGGCGACGGAGCTTACGGATGTGACGCACCGCCCGGGGCGCTGGCTCGCCCTGTCCGTACTCGTCCTGGCCGTGCTGCTGGTGGCGGTCGACGCCACGGTGCTCGGCCTGGCCACACCGTTCCTGAGCGAGGACCTCGAGCCGTCCGGCACCCAACTGCTCTGGATCGGCGACATCTACTCGTTCGTCATCGCCGGCCTGCTCGTCTCCATGGGCAGCCTCGGCGACCGGATCGGGCGGAAGAAGCTGCTGCTGACGGGCGCGGTGGCCTTCGGCGCCGTCTCCGTGATCAACGCCTACGCGACCAGCCCCGAGATGATGATCGTCGCGCGGGCGCTGCTGGGTGTCGCCGGTGCCACGCTGATGCCCGCCACGCTCGCCCTGATCCGCAACATCTTCCACGACCCCAGGGAACGCAGCCTCGCCATCGGTATCTGGGGCGCCGCGGCGTCGGCGGGCGCGGCTGTGGGCCCGGTTGTCGGCGGATTCCTGCTGGAGCACTTCTGGTGGGGCTCGGTCTTCCTGATCAACCTGCCCGTCATGGCGGTCCTCGTCGTCGTCGGCGTGAGACTTCTCCCGGAGTCGAAGAACCCCGCGCCCGGTCCCTGGGACGTGGCGAGCGTCGTGCTGTCGCTCGTCGGGATCGTCGGGATCGTGTACGCCATCAAGGAAGCGGCGGCGTACGGGCTGCGCTGGGACATCGCGGCGGCGGCGGTGATCGGCGTGGTGGCGCTCACCGGCTTCGTCCGCAGACAGCTGAGGATCCGTCACCCGCTGCTCGACATGCGGCTGTTCAGGAACCGCGGTTTCTCCGGCGCCGTCCTGGCCGACCTGCTGACGATCTTCGGTCTGTCGGGGCTGGTCTTCTTCCTCTCGCAGTATCTGCAACTCGTCCAGGGACGGGGGCCGTTGGAGGCGGGCCTGGCCGAACTGCCCGCCGCCGTCGGCGCCGTGACGGCGGGTCTGCTCGCGGGCCGGGCCGCCCGGCGGTTCTCCGTACGGCTGGTGGTCGCCGGCGGCCTGGCCAGTGTGGGCCTGGCGACCGCGGCCCTCGTCGCACTGACCGAGCACACCGGCTATCCGATGCTCGGCGCCGTGCTGCTCGTGGTCGGCGTCGGCGCGGGATTCTCCTTCACGGTCACGGCCGACGTGATCCTCTCCAGCGTCCCCAAGGAACAGGCCGGCGCGGCATCGGCGGTGTCCGAGACCGCGTACGAACTGGGCGCCGCCCTCGGCATCGCGCTCCTCGGCTCGATCGTCACGGGCGTCTACCGGGGCTTCCCCACCCCGCGGGACGTACCGGCCGGGACTGCCGACGCCGCGCACGAGTCCCTGGGCGGCGCGGTCGAGGCGGCGGGCACCGTCCCCGCCCACCAGGCGGCGGAACTGCTCGCGGCGGCCCGGGATGCGTTCGTCGACGGCCTGAGCATCGCGGCGGGCGCCGGGGCGGCGGTCCTGCTCGCGGCCTCGGTGGCGGCGTGGTTCCTGCTGCGCGGCCAGAAGCTGGCGGACCACACCGAGACACCCGCCGCACCGCCGGCCCTCCCGCACCGGCCCTGACCAGCGAGCGTCCCCCGCTTTAGGTCCGTTTTCGCCTTCGCCTGATGGTCTGTCCTCCGACACCGGCTTCCCAGCCCCAAGGAGCGAGAAGACCATGACACGTCGTACGCGCAGCACCGCCCTCGCCGCGATCACTGTTCTGGCCGCGGCGGGTATCACCGCCGTCGGCGGCGCCGCCCTCGCCGACGGCGGCAGCACGCCGCCCGACGAGGTGCGGCTCGTCGTCGACGAGGAAGCTCCCGGCGCCGCCGTCGCGGACAAGGACGACTGCCCGGAGAAGCAGGCTCCGCCGGCGCCCGCCGAGGCGGGGGACACGGCCAATCCCGCGGACGCGCTGTGACCGACGTCCACACCGACGCCCACACCGACGAGGAGAAGCTACTCGAAGAGGCGCTGTTCGAGGTCAAGCGGGTCATCGTCGGCCAGGACCGCATGGTGGAACGGATGTTCACCGCCGTACTGGCCCGTGGGCACTGCCTCCTCCAAGGCGTGCCCGGCGTCGCCAAGACGCTCGCGGCCAAGACCCTGGCCCGGGTGGTGGGAGGAGAGTTCACCCGGCTCCAGTTCACCCCCGACCTGGTGCCGTCCGACATCACCGGCACCCGGATCTACCGGCAGTCGACCGAGACGTTCACGGTCGAACCCGGCCCCGTCGTCGCCAACTTCGTCCTCGCCGACGAGATCAACCGGGCCCCCGCCAAGGTCCAGTCCGCCCTCCTCGAAGTCATGGCCGAACACCAGGTCTCCATCGGCGGCACCACCATCGAGGTGCCCCGGCCCTTCCTCGTGCTCGCCACCCAGAACCCCATCGAGTCCGAGGGCGTGTACCAGCTCCCCGAGGCCCAGCGCGACCGTTTCCTGCTCAAGGTCGACATCGCCACCCCCTCCGAGTCCGAGGAACTGGCGATCCTCTACCGGATGAGCGTCGACCCGCCGAAGCCCCGGCCCGTCCTCACCCCCGACCTGGTCATCGGCCTCCAGCGGGCCGCCGACAACGTGTTCGTCCACCACGCCGTGGCCGAGTACGCGGTACGGCTCGTCTGCGCCACCCGCGAACGCGCCCACGCCGACGGCCGGCTGGCGCACGGCGCGGGCCCGCGCGCCACGCTCGGCCTCGTCGCGGCGGCCCGCGCCACCGCCCTGCTGCGCGGCCGGCGCTACGTACTGCCGCAGGACGTCCGGGACCTGGCGCACGAGGTCCTCGCGCATCGCCTGGTGCTCTCCTTCGACGCGCTCGCCGACGGTGTCACCGCCGCCGAGATCGTCGACGAGGTCCTCGCGGTCGTCGACCAGCCCCGGATCACTCCCCGCCAGGACCCGGTGGCGGGCGAGACGCCCGTTGACGCCCCGGCCGGAGACTCCTGGACCGAGCACCGCGAGGACGCGGCATGACCGGTCCCACACTCCGCGAACTCACCCCCGAACAGGCCCTGCGCCATCTCGAACTCCTCTTCACCCGGCGCCCCGACGGGCTCCTCCAGGGCGACCACCCCGGCCGCCACGGCGGCCCCGGCAGTGAACCCGCCGAGACCCGTCTCTACGAGCCGGGCGTCGACGACGTCCGCCGGATGGACTGGAACGCCACCGCCCGCACCACCCGTCCCCATGTCCGCCTCACCCTGGCCGACCGCGAACTCACCACCTGGATCGTGCTCGACGCGACCGCCAGCATGGACTTCGGCACCGCGCGGATGGAGAAGCGCGACCTCGCCGTCGGCGCCGCCGCGGCCGTCGCCTTCCTCACCGAACGGACCGGCAACCGCGTCGGCGCCCAGATCACCGGCCCCGGCGGAATCCGGCGCATCCCGCCACGCGGCGGACGCCGCCAGCTGCTCGCCCTCCTGCGGGCCGTCCTGGAGCGCCCGCGCGAGCCCGCCGTTCCCGGGCAACTCCACGGGCACACCCTCGACACGGCGCTGCGCGCCCTGCACACCCTCCAGCCGCCGCGCGGTCTGGTCGCCGTCGTGTCCGACTTCCTGGAGACCGGCTGGGAACGCCCGCTGCGCGTGCTCGCCCACCGCCACCAAGTACTCGCCGTGGAGATCACCGACCCCCGGGAACTGGAGCTGCCCGACGTCGGGATGCTGACCCTCGTCGATCCCGAGACCGGGCGAAGCCGCGAAGTACCCACCCACTCAAGGAAGTTGCGCGCACGGTACGCCGAGGCCGCCCAGGAACAGCGCACCCTGATCAGCAAGTCGATCCGCCGCTCCGGCGCCGCGCATCTGCGGCTGCGCACCGACCGCGACTGGGTCAGGGACGTCGTACGGCACGTCGAGGCCCAACGCCGCGCCACCGGCGGCACGTTGGGCGGCGGCAGCGGCGGCACGTTGGGCTGCGGCAGCGGCGGCAGCGGCGGCGCGGCGGGCGGTCCGGGCGGGAGGGCCGGCACATGACGCTGCTCTCGCCCGGCTGGCTGCTCCTGCTCGTCCCCCTCGCGGGTCTGGTCGCCCTCTACGCCGTCGTACAGCGCAGACGCGGGCGTTACGCCGTGCGCTTCACCAACCTCGACCTGCTGGACAAGGTCGCGCCCGAGCAGCCGGGACGGCGCAGGCACATTCCCGCCGCCGCCTTCTGCGCCACCCTGGCCCTGCTCGTCGTCGGCTTCGCCCGGCCCACCACCGACGTACAGGTGCCGCGCGAACGGGCCACCGTCGTCGTCGCGTTCGACATCTCGGCCTCCATGGAAGCCACCGACGTCAGCCCCAGCCGCTTCACCGCCGCGCAGCGCGCCGCCCTCGACTTCGTCGACCGGCTCCCCGCACGCTTCAACGCCGGCCTCGTCCCCTTCAGCGGCTCCGCCACCGTCGCCGTAGCGCCGACCACCGACCGTGACGTGCTGCGCTCCGCCATCAGCGGACTGACCACCGGCGAGGGCACGGCGATCGGGGAGGCCGTCGTCGCGGCACGTGACGCGGTCAGGGACCTGGACGAGCGGGCGGAACAGGACCCGCCGCCGGCCCACATCGTGCTCCTCTCCGACGGCACCAACACCGCGGGCCGCTCGGTCGCGGAGGCCGCGCGAGAGGTGGCCGGAGACGCCATCCCGGTGTCGACCATCGCGTACGGCACGGAGGACGGCGTCGTGGAGATGCCGAACGGCACCACCCTGGAGGTCCCCGCGGACGGCCCCGCCCTGGAAGGGCTCGCCGCCGACACCGGGGGCGACTACCACGAGGCCGCGTCCGGAGAGGAACTCCAGCAGGTCTACGAGGACATCGGCAGCTCCGTCGGACACCGCACCGAGGAGCGCGAGATCTGGCAGTGGTTCGTCGCCGCGGGACTGCTCACGGCACTCGCGACCGCCGCCACCTCACTCCTCTGGTTCTCCCGGCTTCCCTAGGAAGGACGAACGACCATGTCCGACAACCGAGTTCACGGTCTTGGCGAACCACGCGGCCCGTCCTTCGTCCCCGGGCGTCCGCCGCCCCCGCGGCAGGCGGGGGCCCAACTCCCGTACGCCGACACGCCCGCGCCGTACGCCACCCCGGCCGGCATCCCGCGAACCTCCGCCCGCCCACGCCCCGTCCTCGCCGCCGTCCTCGCCGCGCTCCTCACCGGAACCGCCGCCGGGGCCGTCGCGGGTTACGCGAGCGGGTCGTCCGGAGCCGACAACGCCCCGCCGCCCGCCGCCGAAGCCGCGGGTGGCGCACCGGCGGGGCTCGAAGGCGTCGCCGCCCGCGTCCTGCCCAGCGTCGTGTCGGTCGGCGCGGGCGGCTCGGGCGGGTCCGGCTTCGTACTGGACACGCAGGGCCGCATTCTCACCAACGCCCATGTGGTCGCGGGCAGTTCGGAGGTCTCCGTGGTCCTCGACAACGGCCGCAGACTCTCCGCCGACGTACTCGGCAGGGATCCCGCGCACGACATCGCCGTCCTCCAGACGGAAACGACCGGCGGTCTGCGGCCCGCCCAGGTCGCCACCGGCACCGGACCGGCCGTGGGCGACGCGGTCCTCGCCATCGGCTCCCCGCTCGGGCTTTCGGGCACCGTCACCGCCGGGATCGTCAGCGCGCTCGACCGGGAGGTCAGCCTCGGCAGCGGAGGCGGCGGCCGGACCGCCCTCCAGACCGACGCCTCGATCAACCCGGGCAACTCCGGCGGCCCGCTCGTGGACGACCGGGGCCGGGTGATCGGCATCAACACCGCCATCGCGACGCTCGACCGCGGCGGCGGGGGCGGCTCCATCGGCATCGGCTTCGCGATCCCGGTGGACGAGGCGCTCCGGGCGGCGGAGTCCATCATCGACGGTGACTAGGGCGTGTTTGAGAAGTGGCGTCGTCCGCCCATCGGGCGGGGCCCACGGCGTCTGGTGCGTGCGATCGCAAGGCGGAGGATCATCCCCGTAGATGGACCGGACGTACGTGGATGACTCCGACAACGCAGCGAGCGCGCGTGCCAGGCGTCGTGGGCCAGACGGGACTTCTCAAACACGCCCTAGGTCCGGCCAGGCAGCGCTCAGCGGCACTCCCGGCCGCCGCCGTACGGAGGTTAGGTTCGCATCATGAGAATCCTCGCGGTCGAGGACGAGGCCGACCTGGTCGCCGCGCTCCGGGTCGGTCTCGTCCGCGCCGGTTACGCGGTCGACTGGGCCGGCGACGTCGACTCCGCACTGGAGAAGCTGTCCGTCAACGAGTACGACCTCGTCCTGCTCGACCTGATGCTCCCCGACGGCGACGGGTTCTCCGTCTGCCGCACCATCAGAGCCGTGCCCGGCGGCCCCCGCATCCTCATGCTCACCGCACGCGACCGGCTCGCCGACCGCGTACGGGGCCTGGACGAGGGCGCCGACGACTACCTGGTCAAACCCTTCGCCCTGCCCGAGCTGCTGGCCCGTATCAGAGCCCTGCTGCGCCGCGAGGACAGCGGCACCTCGGTCGTCACGGTCGGCGAACTGCGCCTGGACACCGCCAGGTTCGAGGCGTTCCGGGGCGAGCGCCCGCTCCGGCTGACGTCCAAGGAGTTCAGCGTCCTGCACTATCTGATGACCCGTCCCGGCCGGGTGGTCCCCGCCGAGGAGCTGCTCGAACACGTCTGGGACGAACACGCCGACCCGTTCACCAACACCGTGCGCGTCACGGTCGGTTCGCTCCGCAGAAAGGTCACCGGCGAGGACACACCGCTCATCGAGACCGTCATACGCCAGGGCTACCGGCTCATGGACGCCCCATGACCCGCGGCTCCGGGCGCTTCGGAAGGCTCGGCGGCGCGCGGGCCCGTGTCCCACTGCCCGCCTTCGTCCACACCGTCCGCTTCCGGCTCACCGTGATGTACTCCGCACTGCTCTTCGTGCTCACGGCGCTGGTGCTCGGCGGCGTCTACGTCGTCGTGGAGAAGAGCGGGGACGCGCACCCCGTCACCAACGAGTACACGGCGGAGAAGTACGTCGGCGGCCAGTACGTGGGCGACTTCGACGTCGTGAAGGTCCGCGACGTGGAAGCGGCGGTCAACTACCAGACGCTGCACAACCTCCGCCGATTCTCCTTCCTCCTCCTCGGCGGCATCGCCGTCGCCAGCTTCGGCATCGGCTGGGTGCTCTCCGGCCGCGCCCTGCGCCCCGTCCGGGCCATCTCCCGTACGGCGGCCGAGATCCAGGCCACCGACCTCTCCCAGCGCATCCGGCTGACCGGACCGCGCGACGAACTGCGCGAACTCGGCGACACCGTCGACTCCATGCTCGACCGGCTGGACGACGGCTTCCGCGCCCAGCGCCAGCTCATCGACGACGCGTCGCACGAACTGCGCAGCCCGCTCACCATCATCCGGGCGAATCTCGACGCCGTACTGACCGCCGAGGAGTCCGACGAACAGGAACGGCGCGAGGCGGTCAGGATCGTCGACCGGGCGACCACCCGGATGACCCGTCTGGTCGAGGACCTGCTGGCCACCGCCCGCCGCAGCGCACCGGCACTGGCCGACACGGACGTCGACCTCGCGGTGGTCGCCGACGAGGCCTGCGAGGAGTTCGCGGTCCTGGCCGCCGAACGGGGACTCGCCTTCGACCGCAGGCTGACCCGGGGCGACACCACGATCGGGGACCACGACGCGCTGCGCAGGGCCGTCGGCAATCTGCTGTCCAACGCGGTACGGCTCTCCCCGGCCGGCACCCGCATCGTGGTCTCGACGGGGCGGCGCGACAGATGGCTGTGGGTCTCGGTGAAGGACTCCGGGCCGGGCATCGACGCCGACGACCAGGGCCGCGTCTTCGACCGCTTCTGGCGCGCGGGGAACGGCGGTGGCACGGGCCGTGACAGGCACGCGGGCCTGGGACTCGCGATCGTCCGTCAGATAGTCGAATCGCACGCCGGACAGGTCAGGCTGACCTCTCGCAGAGGAGTGGGCAGCACCTTCGTGCTGTGGCTTCCGGCCGCGGGGGAGACGAGTGGGGAGCAGACCAGGCCGGGCGGGTCACCGCCCGACGGCCCGCCGGACGAAGGGCCGTCCGGCTGACCGCGCGCCCGAGCATGCGACGGAAGGCGTCAGGCGGCCTTCGCCTTGGTGGCGTACATGTCCACGTACTCCTGCCCGCCGAGCCGCATGACCTCCGTCATCACGGAGTCGGTCACCGCCCGCAGCACATAGCGGTCGCGGTCCATCCCGTCGTACCGCGAGAACTCCATCGGCGCGCCGAAGCGGACCGTCACCCTGCTCGGCCTCGGCATGCCCGCCCCGTTCGGCTGGATCTTGTCCGTGCCGATCATCGCGAAGGGCACCACGGGCGCGCCCGTCATCAGGGTGAGCCGCGCGATGCCCGTACGGCCCCGGTACAGCCGGCCGTCGGGGGAGCGCGTGCCCTCGGGGTAGATGCCGAACATCTGACCGTCCTCCAGCACCCGGCGGCCGGTCATCAGCGCCGCGACACCGCCGTGCCCGCCGTCCCGGTCCACCGGGATCATGCCGCAGCCGGTGAAGAACCAGGCCATCAGCCGGCCCTTGATCCCCTTGCCGGTGACGTACTCGTCCTTGCCGATGAAGAAGACCTGACGGCTGCCGCAGACGAGCGGCAGGATCATCGAGTCGATGAAGGTCAGATGGTTTCCGGCGAGGATCACCGGACCGGTCCCCGGGATGTTCTCGGCGCCCTCCACCCGTGGCCGGAACATCAGACGCAAGATCGGTCCGAGCACTGCTTTGACGAGCGCAAAGCGGGACAACGGGGTCCTCCGGTTGGTGAGCGGTTTCGTTAACGGGCCCTAACTCTCTGCAGGTGAGGACGATACTCGCGGGTCGGCCTCCCGCGCACATCGGGCCGGGCCCGACGCGCGGTGTTGACACGAGTTTCCGGTGTGTTCGCGCACGGTCTGCCCGCAGTAGGGGGCGACTCCCTACGATCAAGCCCTTGCTTGACAGGTGCGGGACAGCACATGGACATCACATGAAGGAGCGTTCATGACACAGGGTGCGCAGAACATCCCGGGGCGAAGGACCGTGCTCGGAGCGGCGGTGCTCGGCTCGGCCGCACTCGGTCTTTCCGCCGGTACGGCCGGCACCGCTCAGGCCGCTCAGGCCGGCGGACACGGTGGGCACCGCCCGCCGCAGAAGAGACTGCCCGTGCCGACGATCGTCGGCCACCGCGGCGCCAGCGGCTACCGGCCCGAGCACACCCTCGGTTCGTATCAGCTCGCGCTCGACCTCGGCGCGCACGTGATCGAGCAGGACCTCGTGCCCACCAAGGACGGTCACCTCGTCTGCCGCCACGAGAACGACATCACGGGAACCACGGACGTCGCCGACCACCCCGAGTTCGCCGGCCGCAAGACGACCAAGAGCGTCGACGGAGTCAGCCTCACCGGCTGGTTCACCGAGGACTTCACCCTGGCCGAGCTGAAGACGCTGCGCGCCAAGGAGCGCATCCCGCAGACGCGTCAGCACGGCACGGTCTACAACGGCCGCTGGGAGATCCCCACCTTCGAAGAGGTGCTGCGGTGGGCCGACGAAGAGGGCCGGCGCCGGGGCGAGCCCGTATGGCTGTACGTCGAGACGAAGCACCCCACCTACTTCCGTGGCCTCGGCCTCGGCCTGGAGGAGCGGCTCGCGAAGCTGCTGCGCCGCTATGGCAGGGACCGCCGTGACTCCCCGCTCTTCCTCCAGTCCTTCGAGCCCACCAGCATGCAGCGCATGGCCAAGCTGGTCTCGACCCCGCGCGTCGTGCTCTTCGACGCCGCGAACACCCAGCCGTGGGACCTCAAGCAGGCGGGCGACCCGCGTTTCGTGGCCGACCTCATCACGCCCAAGGGGCTGACGTGGATCGCGTCGTTCGCGCAGGGCATCGGCCCGTGGCTGGACCTGATCATCCCGAAGGACAAGGACGGCAAGCTGGGCAAGCCGACCACCCTCGTGCGTGACGCGCACGCCAAGGACCTGATCCTGCACCCGTACACGATGCGCAACGAGAACAGCTTCCTGCCGGCGGACTTCCGGGTCGGTACGGACCCCAACGCGTACGGTGACGCCTTCGGGGCCTTCAAGGTCTACTTCGAGCAGGGCATCGACGGCATCTTCACCGACAACCCCGACACGGGTCTGCTGGCCGCCGCCGACTTCAACAAGGACTGACGGCGGTCACCGGCAGTGAAGACTGACCGAAGCGCCTGATGGTGTGCCCCGGCCGGGTGCTGACCGCCGGGGCACAACCATGCGCCGTGGACGCCGGGTTGGGCGCCGGAGCCCAGAACGTACACCTGGCCCCTATCCCGCTCCGGCGGCTGGGAAGTTGCCGTTCGACGGCCCCACCACCCGTGAAATCGCAGGAGGGTTGGGTATCTCACAGGTGAGTTTGAGGTCAGTGCGTTCCGGATGCCTGTGATGCCTGGGCAGAATGCTCATCACAGAGGTTGCAGCTCCTGAACTCCGGGGAAAGGAGCGGTAGACAACCGGCGGCAGCAGGTGAGCGGGAGGCATGCACACATGGGCATGAGCGTGACCATCTCAGCAGCGAGTGCACAGGACGCGGAACACATCCTCAAGCTTCAGTACCTCTGTTACCAGAGCGAGGCGGAGCTCTACGGTGACTACACCATCGAACCGTTGACCCAGACCCTTGACGACCTCAAGGAAGAGATCGCCCGCGGCCACGCGCTCGTGGCCAGGCTCGGCGGCGAAGTCGTGGCCTCCGTGCGGGGCGTTGTCGACGCGGAGGGCACGGCCAGGATCGGCAAGCTCATCGTTCACCCGCGGATGCGGCACCACGGTCTCGGCGGCCGGCTGCTCGACGCCATAGAGGGCAGCTTCGCCGGCGACGAGGCGGCCAAGCGCTTCCAGCTCTTCACCGGCCACCGCAGCGAGGGCAATCTGCGGCTGTACCGGAGCAAGGGGTACGCGCCGGTGGCCAGCGAGCCGACCGGTCCCGGTCTCACACTCGTGACGCTGGAGAAGGAAGCGGCCACCGGAGCCTTCGCCGCCAGCGCCTGACCTACGGCGGGCGACCGCTCACGAGCCCACCGTTCATGAGCCCCCACGGCTGAAGAGCTCAACCGCTCGACCCGCTCAACTCCGTCGGGACCTGCGCAGCCACAGCATCCCCGTGACCGGCAGCAGCACG
The nucleotide sequence above comes from Streptomyces sp. NBC_01716. Encoded proteins:
- a CDS encoding glycerophosphodiester phosphodiesterase — protein: MTQGAQNIPGRRTVLGAAVLGSAALGLSAGTAGTAQAAQAGGHGGHRPPQKRLPVPTIVGHRGASGYRPEHTLGSYQLALDLGAHVIEQDLVPTKDGHLVCRHENDITGTTDVADHPEFAGRKTTKSVDGVSLTGWFTEDFTLAELKTLRAKERIPQTRQHGTVYNGRWEIPTFEEVLRWADEEGRRRGEPVWLYVETKHPTYFRGLGLGLEERLAKLLRRYGRDRRDSPLFLQSFEPTSMQRMAKLVSTPRVVLFDAANTQPWDLKQAGDPRFVADLITPKGLTWIASFAQGIGPWLDLIIPKDKDGKLGKPTTLVRDAHAKDLILHPYTMRNENSFLPADFRVGTDPNAYGDAFGAFKVYFEQGIDGIFTDNPDTGLLAAADFNKD
- a CDS encoding GNAT family N-acetyltransferase, encoding MGMSVTISAASAQDAEHILKLQYLCYQSEAELYGDYTIEPLTQTLDDLKEEIARGHALVARLGGEVVASVRGVVDAEGTARIGKLIVHPRMRHHGLGGRLLDAIEGSFAGDEAAKRFQLFTGHRSEGNLRLYRSKGYAPVASEPTGPGLTLVTLEKEAATGAFAASA